Proteins encoded by one window of Halobacteriovorax sp. GB3:
- a CDS encoding ABC-F family ATP-binding cassette domain-containing protein, with protein MISVQNVSLAFGGRKLFEDVNIKFTPGNCYGLIGANGAGKSTFLKILSGEIEPNTGAINITPGERLSILKQDHYAYDEYTVMETVMMGNSSLYEIMKEKDAIYMKDPFTDEDGIRASELEAQFADMNGWEAEAEVGVMLDGLGIPTELHGTLLADLQADVKVKVLLAQALFGNPDILLLDEPTNHLDLKAINWLENFLLNFKNTVIVISHDRHFLNKVCTNIADIDFGKITAYAGNYEFWKKSSELALQLRASENKKAEDKAAELKAFIQRFSANASKSKQATSRQKQLDRLQVNQLPISTRKYPYVHFAPKREVGKEILRVDGLTKTIDGEKILDNVTFVVNKGDKIAFVSDNDLAQTTLFEILSGEMEPDSGTYEWGTTITHTYFPTDNSKYFEDGKYDLVDWLRNFSENKDESFIRGFLGKMLFSGEEAKKKTNVLSGGEKVRCMLSKMMLSEANVLIFDGPTAHLDLESISSVNEGMTKFKEIILFTSHDHELVQTVANRIIKLQSKLTYDKYISFDEYLTETIK; from the coding sequence ATGATCAGTGTACAAAATGTCAGCCTAGCATTTGGTGGGCGAAAATTATTTGAAGACGTAAATATTAAATTTACCCCAGGTAATTGCTACGGTCTTATTGGGGCCAACGGTGCAGGGAAATCGACATTCCTAAAAATCCTCTCAGGAGAAATCGAGCCAAATACAGGAGCAATCAATATCACTCCAGGCGAGAGACTTTCAATCCTAAAGCAGGATCACTATGCCTATGATGAGTATACTGTTATGGAAACAGTAATGATGGGTAATAGTTCTCTTTATGAGATCATGAAAGAGAAAGATGCCATCTATATGAAAGACCCATTCACAGACGAGGATGGTATTAGAGCAAGTGAGCTTGAGGCTCAATTTGCCGATATGAATGGTTGGGAAGCAGAGGCTGAAGTTGGTGTTATGCTCGATGGACTTGGTATTCCTACAGAGCTTCACGGAACTCTCCTTGCGGATCTCCAAGCAGATGTAAAAGTTAAGGTTCTTCTAGCACAAGCTCTTTTTGGAAACCCTGATATTCTTCTTCTGGATGAGCCGACAAACCACTTGGATCTTAAAGCGATCAATTGGCTTGAGAACTTCCTGCTAAACTTCAAAAATACTGTGATCGTTATTTCCCACGACAGACACTTTCTTAATAAGGTTTGTACAAATATTGCGGATATCGATTTTGGTAAGATTACGGCCTATGCTGGTAACTACGAATTTTGGAAGAAGTCTTCTGAGTTAGCACTTCAACTTAGAGCTTCAGAGAATAAGAAGGCTGAGGACAAGGCCGCTGAACTTAAGGCCTTTATCCAGCGATTCAGTGCCAACGCATCAAAGTCAAAGCAGGCCACTTCAAGACAAAAACAACTTGATCGCCTTCAAGTAAATCAACTTCCAATCTCAACGCGTAAGTACCCTTATGTTCACTTCGCTCCAAAAAGAGAAGTTGGAAAAGAGATTTTAAGAGTTGATGGTCTAACAAAGACGATTGATGGAGAAAAGATCCTCGATAACGTGACTTTTGTTGTTAATAAAGGCGATAAAATTGCCTTCGTTTCCGATAACGATCTTGCACAAACGACACTTTTTGAAATCCTCTCGGGAGAGATGGAACCAGATAGTGGAACTTATGAATGGGGAACAACAATCACTCATACATACTTTCCAACTGATAACTCAAAGTACTTTGAAGATGGAAAATACGATCTTGTCGATTGGCTTAGAAACTTCTCTGAAAATAAAGACGAGTCTTTTATTCGTGGGTTTCTAGGAAAAATGCTCTTTTCTGGAGAAGAGGCCAAGAAGAAGACAAACGTTCTTTCAGGGGGAGAAAAAGTTCGTTGTATGCTTTCAAAGATGATGCTCTCAGAAGCAAACGTTCTTATCTTTGATGGACCAACGGCCCACTTAGACCTTGAAAGTATTTCTTCAGTGAACGAGGGAATGACAAAATTTAAAGAAATCATTCTCTTTACTTCTCATGACCATGAGCTTGTTCAAACGGTTGCTAACCGTATTATCAAGCTTCAAAGTAAGCTTACTTATGATAAATACATCTCTTTTGATGAGTATTTAACTGAAACAATCAAATAA
- a CDS encoding efflux RND transporter permease subunit produces the protein MFDYLISWSLKRRGIVIFLALGILAYGAFVLEKLNVDVFPDLNRPTVTILTESHGLAPEEVETLVTFPLEVALNGTPGLKRMRSSSGIGLSIVWLEFDWGSDIYRNRQFVAEKLSQVGQTLPEGIRPVMGPVTSIMGEIMLVGLSSDNPDYKGMDLRSLADWTIRPELLAVGGISQVIPIGGGVKEFKVHFSSKELKKRNLSLENVQENLTHLSDNTTGGFLYEGNNEYLVRNLGRIETIEDIKMSVIGTYQGRPVLVKDVAKVFIGKKVQRGDASIMGEEGVILAVKKQPGTSTLKLTEDVEVALTRINQTLPEGVTLHKGLFRQATFISMAVENVKEALRDGAILVALTLFIFLLNFRTTFITLTALPLSFALTFIVFYFFNLEINTMTLGGLAIAVGLLVDDAIVDVENVYRRLQENKGKKPIIQVVFSASKEVRNSIVFATMIVVLVFVPLFFLSGLEGRFFRPLGLSFIISLLASLVVSLTVTPVLCYHLLPKLKNVVDGEETKLVLFLKKFDELIIKGFLKRPLLIVLPTLILFFASLATLPKMAREFLPTFNEGTAMISVTLPPGVSLSYSNEKGKLAEEFIKTLPEVKSVSRRTGRAELDEHAEGVNVSEIDVDFNHTGRERSVVLSIIREKLEEIIPGAGINIGQPISHRLDHLLSGVNAEIAIKIFGNDMDELRLIGSKILKEMKSTEGIVDAQIEQQVEIPQVKSYFYREDAAKYGLNVGKVSDQLEMALQGESVAQVIDGKRVIDVFSRLDESSRNNVESIQNLVIDVLPNGQQVHLKDIADVYKARGPNLINRENMRRRLVVQANVSDRGLSEVVEEIQKKVSDKIKLPAGYSIHYGGQFASEKEATRTMIILGLIAMVMIYILLYSHFKVHFIVVQIMFSIPLAMIGGLFALYFTEGILSMASLVALVTLCGIAARNGILMISHYLHLMKEEDETWSEKLVIRGSLERLVPVLMTAISAMLGLLPLVFSKGEPGKEILYPVAVVIVGGLFSSTLLDMWITPVVFYKYGKKAAYKYLKISNKKEEIL, from the coding sequence GTGTTTGATTATCTGATTTCATGGTCCCTAAAACGCAGGGGGATTGTGATCTTTTTGGCACTAGGTATTTTGGCCTATGGTGCTTTTGTCTTAGAAAAACTAAACGTTGATGTCTTTCCCGACCTGAATAGACCAACGGTAACGATTTTAACTGAGTCTCACGGCCTTGCTCCTGAAGAAGTCGAGACCTTGGTTACATTTCCCCTGGAAGTGGCCCTAAACGGAACACCAGGCCTTAAGAGGATGCGCTCAAGTTCTGGGATTGGACTCTCTATTGTCTGGCTCGAATTTGATTGGGGCTCTGATATTTATAGAAACCGCCAATTTGTCGCAGAGAAACTCTCCCAGGTAGGACAGACTCTTCCCGAGGGCATTCGCCCAGTGATGGGACCTGTCACATCCATCATGGGTGAGATTATGCTAGTTGGACTTTCCTCTGATAATCCCGACTATAAAGGAATGGATTTAAGATCTCTTGCCGATTGGACAATTCGTCCAGAGCTTCTCGCCGTAGGGGGAATCTCTCAGGTTATTCCCATTGGCGGGGGAGTTAAGGAATTTAAAGTTCACTTTTCTTCAAAAGAGCTGAAAAAGAGAAATCTCTCTCTTGAAAATGTTCAAGAAAACCTCACTCACTTAAGTGATAACACAACAGGCGGTTTTCTCTATGAGGGAAATAACGAATATCTCGTTCGAAATCTCGGGCGCATTGAAACCATAGAAGATATTAAAATGTCAGTCATTGGAACTTACCAAGGACGACCAGTTTTAGTAAAAGATGTCGCCAAGGTCTTTATTGGTAAAAAGGTTCAAAGAGGTGATGCCTCCATTATGGGAGAAGAAGGAGTTATTCTCGCTGTTAAAAAGCAACCGGGAACATCGACTCTCAAACTCACTGAAGATGTCGAGGTGGCCCTCACAAGAATTAACCAAACACTTCCAGAGGGTGTGACTCTTCACAAGGGGCTTTTTCGCCAAGCTACCTTCATTTCCATGGCCGTAGAAAATGTTAAAGAGGCCCTAAGAGATGGAGCAATCCTTGTTGCCCTGACTCTTTTTATCTTTCTTTTAAATTTTAGAACGACTTTTATTACGCTAACAGCGCTACCCCTTAGTTTCGCTCTCACATTTATTGTCTTCTATTTTTTCAATTTAGAGATCAATACCATGACTCTTGGAGGGCTTGCTATCGCCGTAGGTCTTTTAGTTGATGATGCCATTGTCGATGTGGAAAATGTCTATCGGAGGCTACAGGAAAACAAAGGGAAAAAGCCGATTATTCAAGTTGTTTTTAGCGCTTCTAAAGAGGTTAGAAATTCCATTGTCTTTGCCACAATGATTGTCGTTTTAGTCTTTGTTCCGCTTTTCTTTTTAAGTGGGCTAGAGGGAAGGTTCTTTAGACCTCTTGGTCTTTCATTTATTATCTCTCTTTTGGCCTCTCTTGTGGTTTCACTGACAGTGACTCCGGTTCTTTGCTACCATCTTCTGCCAAAGCTTAAAAATGTTGTGGATGGAGAGGAGACGAAATTAGTTCTCTTTTTAAAGAAATTTGATGAACTGATCATAAAAGGCTTTCTAAAAAGACCTCTTTTAATTGTTCTTCCAACGCTCATTCTCTTTTTCGCCTCTCTTGCAACCCTTCCTAAGATGGCGCGCGAGTTCTTACCAACATTTAATGAGGGAACGGCCATGATTAGTGTGACTCTTCCTCCGGGCGTTAGTCTTAGCTATTCCAATGAAAAAGGAAAACTTGCTGAGGAATTCATAAAAACTCTACCCGAAGTAAAATCGGTCTCTAGAAGAACGGGAAGGGCCGAACTTGATGAGCACGCTGAAGGGGTGAATGTTAGTGAAATCGATGTGGATTTCAATCACACCGGGCGAGAGCGATCAGTTGTATTATCAATTATTAGAGAAAAGCTAGAAGAGATTATTCCAGGCGCTGGAATTAATATTGGTCAACCCATCTCTCATAGACTCGATCATCTTCTTTCAGGAGTTAACGCAGAAATTGCCATTAAGATCTTTGGAAATGATATGGATGAGCTTCGCTTAATTGGCTCAAAGATTTTAAAAGAAATGAAATCAACTGAGGGAATTGTCGATGCCCAAATTGAACAGCAAGTTGAAATCCCTCAGGTAAAATCTTATTTCTATCGCGAAGATGCTGCTAAGTATGGCCTTAACGTCGGTAAAGTATCCGATCAACTGGAAATGGCCTTGCAAGGAGAGAGTGTCGCTCAAGTTATTGATGGAAAGCGAGTTATCGATGTCTTCTCTAGGCTCGATGAAAGTTCAAGAAACAATGTGGAGAGTATTCAAAATCTTGTTATTGATGTTCTTCCAAATGGTCAACAGGTTCACTTAAAAGATATCGCCGATGTCTATAAGGCCCGTGGTCCAAACCTCATTAACAGAGAGAATATGAGACGCCGCCTTGTTGTTCAGGCCAATGTCAGCGATCGTGGACTAAGTGAAGTTGTCGAAGAGATTCAAAAGAAGGTGAGTGATAAGATCAAGCTTCCGGCCGGCTATTCCATTCACTACGGTGGTCAATTTGCCTCAGAAAAAGAGGCAACAAGAACGATGATCATTTTAGGGCTTATTGCCATGGTCATGATCTATATTCTTTTATACTCACACTTTAAAGTTCACTTTATTGTCGTGCAGATTATGTTCAGTATTCCCCTCGCTATGATTGGAGGACTTTTTGCCCTCTATTTCACAGAGGGAATTCTTTCGATGGCCTCTCTTGTGGCCCTTGTGACTCTCTGTGGAATTGCAGCAAGAAATGGAATCCTCATGATCTCTCACTATCTTCATTTGATGAAAGAAGAAGATGAGACGTGGAGTGAAAAACTTGTCATTCGAGGCTCTCTAGAGCGTCTTGTACCAGTTTTAATGACGGCCATTAGCGCAATGCTTGGACTTTTACCTCTTGTCTTTTCAAAAGGGGAGCCTGGTAAAGAAATTCTCTATCCCGTTGCAGTGGTAATCGTTGGGGGGCTCTTTAGCTCAACTCTACTAGATATGTGGATTACTCCGGTTGTCTTCTACAAATACGGAAAAAAAGCAGCTTATAAATATTTAAAAATCTCAAATAAAAAGGAAGAAATTCTATGA
- a CDS encoding DoxX family protein translates to MEALQRHGVNIGLLFLRVTVSLSMILAHGLPKLQNFSTIAPKFPDPVGFLGGSVSLGLAIFGEVVCPAMIILGIKTRFAAIPAAMTMVVAAFLVHGADPYKAKELAFMYLFVFIALIFTGGGKLSVRD, encoded by the coding sequence ATGGAAGCATTACAACGTCATGGAGTCAATATTGGACTTCTATTTTTAAGAGTGACGGTATCCCTATCAATGATTTTGGCCCACGGCCTGCCTAAATTACAAAACTTTAGCACGATCGCCCCAAAATTTCCTGATCCAGTAGGATTTCTAGGAGGAAGTGTTTCTCTTGGGCTTGCTATTTTTGGTGAAGTGGTTTGTCCTGCTATGATTATTCTTGGGATTAAAACAAGATTTGCAGCGATTCCAGCGGCCATGACAATGGTTGTTGCGGCCTTTCTCGTTCACGGTGCCGATCCTTATAAAGCAAAAGAGCTTGCCTTCATGTATCTCTTTGTCTTTATCGCTTTGATTTTCACTGGTGGTGGGAAACTTTCTGTTAGAGATTAA
- a CDS encoding cytochrome-c peroxidase gives MIHLAIAALSSLIFITSSATELEADKKLERYIRQFQFEALDLERDKNQELYALGKKLFFDPLLSGNKNISCAHCHDPKRGSADALPLGLGQGAYGSDPHEMPIQKKDSQLLSRHTPALFNVGLNVNRFFWDGRVEFIPRLYIYETPSAGLNGDYPEDYEISDALSGALAAQALFPLLSHEEMRGLPGENDLANAKSDREVWNLIVQRIINSADYKDLIKAAFASESINIAHLANALAEFQSYYFLANNTPWDRYLRGDLKAMSYKQKRGALVFVERGRCVLCHRGAHLSEFSFQNVAAPGVGEGFDIHKNDQGRFEITKKPADLYKFRTPALRNVALTAPYFHSGAYLSLEEVLNHYESGVKALDQYKGKEMNNQYQDYYLKALYVETAPYRLFRKKDTAHPALRSRAIRLNSDEREDLLVFLKEALTDESFLER, from the coding sequence ATGATTCATTTAGCTATCGCTGCCCTAAGTTCTTTAATTTTCATTACTTCTAGCGCCACAGAGCTGGAAGCAGACAAGAAACTAGAGCGCTATATTCGCCAATTTCAATTCGAAGCGCTGGATCTAGAAAGGGATAAGAACCAGGAGCTCTATGCTCTTGGAAAAAAGCTCTTTTTTGATCCCCTTTTAAGTGGCAATAAAAATATAAGCTGCGCCCACTGTCACGACCCAAAAAGAGGCTCGGCCGATGCCCTGCCACTTGGTCTAGGTCAAGGGGCCTATGGCAGTGACCCCCATGAGATGCCTATTCAGAAAAAAGATTCTCAACTGCTCTCTCGCCACACACCTGCGCTTTTTAATGTCGGCCTTAATGTCAATCGCTTCTTTTGGGATGGAAGAGTTGAATTTATCCCAAGGCTTTATATTTATGAGACCCCATCTGCCGGTCTAAATGGTGATTACCCTGAAGACTATGAGATTAGTGATGCTTTATCTGGTGCACTGGCCGCTCAGGCCCTCTTTCCACTTCTTTCCCATGAGGAGATGAGAGGACTCCCTGGTGAAAATGATCTTGCTAATGCAAAGAGTGATCGCGAAGTGTGGAATTTGATTGTTCAAAGAATTATAAATTCAGCCGATTATAAAGATCTCATCAAAGCTGCCTTTGCAAGTGAGTCTATCAATATTGCTCACCTTGCTAATGCTCTCGCAGAGTTTCAAAGCTACTACTTTCTGGCCAACAATACCCCATGGGATCGCTATCTTCGTGGAGATCTAAAGGCCATGAGCTATAAGCAAAAAAGAGGGGCCCTCGTCTTTGTTGAAAGAGGCCGTTGCGTTCTCTGTCACAGAGGAGCACACTTGAGTGAATTTAGTTTTCAAAATGTGGCCGCTCCTGGAGTTGGTGAAGGTTTTGATATTCACAAAAATGATCAAGGACGATTTGAAATCACAAAAAAGCCTGCTGACCTCTACAAATTTAGAACGCCCGCTCTTCGAAATGTCGCCCTAACTGCGCCGTATTTTCATTCTGGGGCCTATCTTAGCCTAGAGGAAGTACTCAATCATTATGAGTCTGGAGTTAAGGCCCTCGATCAATATAAGGGCAAAGAGATGAATAATCAGTATCAGGACTACTATTTGAAAGCTCTCTATGTTGAAACGGCTCCTTATCGACTCTTTAGAAAAAAAGACACCGCTCATCCGGCCCTGCGCTCAAGAGCGATTCGTCTTAATAGTGATGAAAGAGAGGATCTTCTGGTCTTTTTAAAAGAGGCCTTAACTGATGAGAGTTTTTTAGAACGCTAG
- a CDS encoding tRNA-uridine aminocarboxypropyltransferase, which yields MSKKSRRETRENRCKVCRVNQKFCFCDDLTPIQAQTPVHIIMHVNERSLTSNTAYLADLLMDKCQTHLRGIQDDPILESDLLDPAYQPLYLFPDEDAKELSIELIESFDRPLSLIVPDGSWRQAKKFKSRMPFLKDVPSVTIPFSGESQYRLRKSPFKEAVCTYEAIARALGIIEGQNLRERLEVPFMSMVKNHFYARYGRVAYEEAFDSKKE from the coding sequence ATGAGCAAAAAGTCACGCCGTGAAACTAGAGAAAATCGTTGTAAAGTCTGTCGAGTAAATCAGAAGTTTTGCTTTTGTGATGACTTAACACCAATTCAAGCTCAAACACCTGTTCATATCATTATGCATGTTAATGAAAGATCTCTTACAAGTAATACGGCCTATCTTGCCGATCTACTTATGGATAAATGCCAAACCCATTTAAGAGGCATACAAGATGATCCCATCCTAGAGAGTGATCTTCTCGATCCAGCTTATCAACCGCTCTATCTCTTTCCAGATGAAGATGCAAAAGAGCTTTCAATAGAATTAATTGAAAGCTTTGATCGTCCTCTCTCTCTTATCGTTCCCGATGGATCGTGGAGACAGGCCAAGAAGTTTAAGTCGCGCATGCCGTTTCTAAAAGATGTGCCCTCTGTAACAATTCCCTTTAGCGGAGAGAGTCAGTATCGTCTTAGAAAATCTCCTTTTAAAGAAGCTGTTTGTACTTATGAGGCCATTGCAAGGGCCCTTGGTATCATTGAGGGGCAAAACTTAAGAGAGCGCCTAGAAGTTCCCTTTATGTCGATGGTAAAGAATCACTTTTACGCACGTTATGGTCGCGTTGCCTATGAGGAAGCATTTGACTCAAAAAAAGAGTGA
- a CDS encoding XRE family transcriptional regulator, which yields MEENLRQRMVFLIKNELEVQNLKTKDLAEKMGVQAAVISRQLNSGSSQVSFWKFAEMLEALGREIRIDLVDLK from the coding sequence ATGGAAGAAAATTTGCGCCAAAGAATGGTCTTTTTAATTAAAAATGAATTAGAAGTTCAAAACTTAAAAACAAAAGATCTCGCAGAAAAAATGGGTGTTCAGGCGGCCGTCATCTCAAGGCAACTTAATAGCGGAAGCTCACAGGTTTCATTTTGGAAATTCGCAGAAATGCTAGAAGCTCTTGGAAGAGAAATCAGGATTGATTTAGTTGATTTAAAATAA
- a CDS encoding TolC family protein translates to MRKSLLTVFIFSLSAQAAQASVLSFEEGLKKIEQTSLYQKEIHEKRKLSKLSKKEWIGEFAPKIDLVGALEKTKGDKENESEFALYTKLHGSLYEGGKSLKEKKRSSLLYQSSELDLDSKKRNLIARYTQSFQSLMAQKEWEKAYASSRKRLQTIKRIVDKGNRSGLVNKRLGIDLKLKEESLSYFLLEIRAKKEKAKSSMREIFKGEDYLFKGKLSHYHLTKRPSDLSTLNSKKLVFLEKSATLDEQIERSKKLPKLDYEISYGRLDDLERLEKGDNELKGELSLTIPLFNYQTNNSVSKAYRKALIARLKSEQGLISERESISTLFNEIESLQEQIHIVERKVSLLELKFKTAIKELRYGQVDFDDLVESETELFELEVQRPELALSITSKVLELESRLGVELEKEIHQF, encoded by the coding sequence ATGAGAAAGAGCTTACTAACTGTCTTTATTTTCTCTCTAAGTGCACAGGCCGCTCAGGCCAGCGTGCTTAGTTTTGAGGAAGGACTAAAGAAAATAGAGCAAACGAGTCTCTATCAAAAAGAGATTCATGAAAAAAGAAAACTCTCTAAGCTGTCTAAGAAAGAATGGATAGGAGAGTTTGCACCAAAGATCGATCTCGTTGGGGCCCTTGAAAAGACAAAGGGTGATAAGGAAAATGAAAGCGAGTTCGCCCTTTATACAAAACTTCATGGAAGCCTTTATGAAGGAGGAAAGTCTCTTAAAGAAAAAAAGAGAAGCTCACTTCTTTATCAAAGTAGCGAATTGGATCTCGATAGTAAAAAAAGAAATCTTATCGCTCGCTACACACAATCATTCCAGTCGCTGATGGCCCAAAAAGAATGGGAAAAGGCCTATGCTAGCTCCCGAAAGCGTCTTCAAACAATTAAGCGCATTGTTGATAAGGGAAATCGCTCAGGGCTTGTTAATAAAAGGTTAGGGATTGATTTAAAGCTTAAAGAGGAATCTCTTTCTTATTTTCTTTTAGAAATTAGGGCGAAAAAAGAGAAGGCCAAATCGAGTATGAGAGAGATTTTTAAAGGGGAGGATTATCTTTTTAAAGGAAAGCTCTCCCATTATCATTTAACAAAAAGGCCATCTGATCTTTCTACGTTAAATTCTAAAAAACTAGTCTTTCTTGAAAAATCAGCAACTCTTGATGAGCAAATTGAGCGCTCTAAAAAGCTTCCAAAGCTCGATTATGAGATCTCATATGGACGTTTAGATGATCTTGAAAGGCTTGAAAAAGGGGATAATGAGTTAAAAGGAGAGTTGAGTTTAACGATTCCCCTATTTAATTATCAAACAAATAATAGTGTTTCTAAGGCCTATCGCAAGGCCCTTATTGCAAGACTTAAATCCGAGCAAGGCCTGATTTCTGAGCGCGAATCTATTTCAACGCTTTTTAATGAAATAGAATCTCTTCAGGAACAGATACACATTGTTGAGAGAAAAGTTTCACTATTAGAGCTGAAATTTAAAACGGCCATTAAAGAACTTCGCTACGGTCAAGTTGACTTTGATGATCTCGTTGAATCTGAAACGGAATTATTTGAACTCGAAGTTCAAAGACCAGAACTTGCGCTTTCCATAACATCAAAAGTTCTCGAGCTTGAGTCACGCCTTGGTGTGGAATTAGAAAAAGAAATTCATCAATTTTGA